From a region of the Agromyces ramosus genome:
- the ilvC gene encoding ketol-acid reductoisomerase: MADIYYDKDADLTLIQGKKVAVIGYGSQGHAHAQNLRDSGVEVVIGLKEGSKSKSKAEEAGFEVKSVADAAAGADVIVILAPDQYQRHIYAESIKDNLAEGKTLVFGHGFNIRFGYIEAPEGVDVVMVAPKGPGHTVRREYEAGRGVPVIVAVEKDATGDAWPLVLSYAKAIGGLRAGGIKTTFTEETETDLFGEQAVLCGGVSQLVQYGFETLTEAGYQPQVAYFEVLHELKLIVDLMWEGGIAKQRWSVSDTAEYGDYVSGPRVIDPHVKENMQAVLADIQSGAFAERFIADQDAGAPEFLELRAKGEAHPIEATGRELRKLFAWNASNDDDYVDGEVAR, encoded by the coding sequence ATGGCTGACATCTACTACGACAAGGACGCCGACCTCACGCTCATCCAGGGCAAGAAGGTCGCCGTCATCGGCTACGGCTCGCAGGGCCACGCGCACGCGCAGAACCTCCGCGACTCGGGCGTCGAGGTCGTCATCGGGCTCAAGGAGGGCTCGAAGTCGAAGTCGAAGGCCGAAGAGGCCGGCTTCGAGGTGAAGAGCGTCGCGGATGCCGCGGCCGGTGCCGACGTCATCGTCATCCTCGCGCCCGACCAGTACCAGCGCCACATCTACGCCGAGTCCATCAAGGACAACCTCGCCGAGGGCAAGACCCTCGTCTTCGGCCACGGCTTCAACATCCGGTTCGGCTACATCGAGGCGCCCGAGGGCGTCGACGTCGTCATGGTCGCTCCGAAGGGTCCGGGTCACACCGTGCGCCGAGAGTACGAGGCCGGCCGCGGCGTGCCCGTCATCGTCGCCGTCGAGAAGGATGCGACGGGCGACGCCTGGCCGCTCGTGCTGAGCTACGCCAAGGCGATCGGCGGCCTCCGCGCCGGCGGCATCAAGACGACCTTCACCGAAGAGACCGAGACCGACCTCTTCGGCGAGCAGGCCGTGCTCTGCGGCGGCGTCTCGCAGCTCGTGCAGTACGGCTTCGAGACCCTCACCGAAGCCGGGTACCAGCCGCAGGTCGCGTACTTCGAGGTGCTCCACGAGCTCAAGCTCATCGTCGATCTCATGTGGGAGGGCGGCATCGCCAAGCAGCGCTGGTCGGTCTCCGACACGGCGGAGTACGGCGACTACGTCTCGGGCCCGCGCGTCATCGACCCGCACGTCAAGGAGAACATGCAGGCGGTGCTCGCCGACATCCAGTCGGGCGCGTTCGCCGAGCGGTTCATCGCCGACCAGGATGCCGGTGCCCCCGAGTTCCTCGAGCTCCGCGCCAAGGGCGAGGCGCACCCGATCGAGGCCACGGGCCGCGAGCTGCGCAAGCTCTTCGCATGGAACGCCTCGAACGACGACGACTACGTCGACGGCGAGGTCGCGCGCTAG
- the ilvN gene encoding acetolactate synthase small subunit, which translates to MSTHVLSLLVEDKPGLLTRVAGLFARRGFNIESLAVGHSEIEGLSRITVVVDVEELPLEQVTKQLNKLINVIKIVELDPTQSVQREHLLIKVRVDNSTRSQVLEAVNLFRARVVDVSTDALVIEVTGDSGKTTAFLRVLEPYGIKEIAQSGLLAIGRGGKSITERVFKN; encoded by the coding sequence ATGTCGACACACGTGCTCTCCCTCCTCGTCGAGGACAAGCCGGGCCTGCTCACCCGCGTCGCGGGCCTGTTCGCCCGACGCGGCTTCAACATCGAGTCGCTCGCGGTCGGCCACTCCGAGATCGAGGGACTCTCCCGCATCACGGTCGTCGTCGACGTCGAGGAGCTGCCGCTCGAGCAGGTGACGAAGCAGCTGAACAAGCTCATCAACGTCATCAAGATCGTCGAGCTCGATCCCACGCAGTCGGTGCAGCGCGAGCACCTGCTCATCAAGGTGCGCGTCGACAACTCCACCCGCTCGCAGGTGCTCGAGGCCGTGAACCTCTTCCGTGCGCGCGTCGTCGACGTGTCGACCGACGCGCTCGTGATCGAGGTCACGGGCGATTCCGGCAAGACCACGGCGTTCCTGCGCGTGCTCGAGCCCTACGGCATCAAGGAGATCGCCCAGTCGGGCCTCCTCGCGATCGGGCGTGGTGGCAAGTCCATCACCGAGCGCGTCTTCAAGAACTGA